In the Colletotrichum higginsianum IMI 349063 chromosome 7 map unlocalized unitig_7, whole genome shotgun sequence genome, one interval contains:
- a CDS encoding Arrestin: protein MAAFVRVSGPPNSSFLVGYPGISATLPRIEGKVEIRPSQGFSMPVAVSLVRICLQRRETIHPAAENVAKRHLGTPRRETTDVVGKELLLFRCQSGKEAESVIAMDLPFVLFIPFGRGGEETNRRIPPASLQLPSRTAETYYELVVTVQQGHTLQNKYSFPIPLQRYDTLSTFGMYNKPESRQVSDASVVTLGISVPKWSYGPLDPITVYIKLVPNPDWMKKALKVTIQKITVTIEEEITYNPEGDEPTKKVNKVAKNTQLVNTRMPEAGYATNLGLVFPSKDLRDPDGIIRRGKPAFPLYEVTSFTTSSTLYKIEFYLTVKAQLGSTKDLTVRQPLVICPMDQQACKEEMDAIEQAAKDASHVDPNNPMLPARSIVLVNDRESMKTLGLCLVGGQKKPLIE from the exons ATGGCCGCCTTCGTGAGGGTTTCCGGTCCGCCCAACAGCAGCTTTCTGGTCGGCTACCCGGGCATCTCTGCGACCCTA CCCCGCATCGAAGGCAAAGTCGAGATCCGTCCATCCCAGGGCTTTTCCATGCCCGTCGCCGTATCGCTCGTGCGCATATGTCTCCAGCGACGAGAAACCATCCACCCTGCCGCCGAGAATGTCGCGAAACGACACCTGGGTACTCCGAGGAGGGAGAccaccgacgtcgtcggtaaggagctgctgctgttccGGTGCCAGTCCGggaaggaggccgagagtGTCATTGCAATGGACCTACCGTTTGTCCTGTTCATCCCCTttgggcgaggcggcgaagagACGAACCGACGAATACCCCCCGCCTCGCTGCAACTCCCCAGCCGAACCGCCGAGACCTACTACGAGCTTGTTGTCACCGTGCAGCAAGGCCACACCCTACAGAACAAATACTCCTTCCCCATACCGCTGCAACGTTACGATACCTTGTCGACGTTCGGCATGTACAACAAACCCGAGTCGCGCCAAGTCAGCGACGCAAGTGTCGTCACCCTAGGCATCTCGGTGCCAAAATGGAGCTACGGCCCCCTCGACCCGATAACTGTTTACATCAAACTGGTGCCGAACCCCGACTGGATGAAGAAAGCGCTGAAGGTTACGATCCAGAAGATCACCGTCaccatcgaggaggagatcaCGTACAACCCCGAAGGAGACGAGCCAACGAAAAAGGTCAACAAGGTCGCGAAAAACACGCAGCTCGTGAACACAAGGATGCCCGAGGCGGGCTATGCTACGAATCTCGGCTTGGTGTTTCCCTCCAAGGACCTGCGCGATCCGGACGGCATCATCCGGAGGGGGAAGCCCGCATTTCCCCTATACGAAGTTACTTCCTTCACCACGAGCTCAACATTATACAAGATTGAGTTCTACCTGACCGTCAAG GCGCAACTCGGCTCCACGAAGGATCTCACAGTTCGGCAGCCGCTGGTGATCTGCCCGATGGACCAGCAAGCGTgcaaggaggagatggacGCCATCGAACAAGCCGCCAAGGACGCCTCGCATGTTGACCCGAACAACCCAATGCTCCCGGCCCGGTCGATCGTCTTGGTAAACGATCGGGAATCAATGAAGACGTTGGGTTTGTGCTTGGTGGGAGGACAGAAAAAACCATTGATTGAGTGA